The Clarias gariepinus isolate MV-2021 ecotype Netherlands unplaced genomic scaffold, CGAR_prim_01v2 scaffold_30, whole genome shotgun sequence genome segment AATAACACATGGGTCGTGGCGTGTAACTGTGTATGTTAgtggtgtgtgtttataaagatCGCAaagctttattaatttatatgtcgtattaatttattatacagagtattaatttgtattgtttatGATTAGGAGACATGACGTAAGAGACGTTGCCTCCGGAAGTCACCTGAAGCCCCGCCCCTTCAACGATATCTGTTAACGTGGAGACGAGCAGCTGCACTTCCTGTTCTCCCCGGCAGGCGGCGCCGAGCAGCAGAAGCTAACAGAGCTAACAGTTACCTCAGAGTGCCTCAGTCAGAGCGCGCGCGAGCTCCGTGCAGCCGCGTTACATCGCCgctgttttagttttttattattaatattttcggGTTTTATTGGTGTTTATTGGTGTTTATTGGTGTTAGGATGAGAAGATGGTGGTGAAAGCGAGAAGAGCCGGAGTGAAGGAGCAGAGCGAGCGGAGTGACGGGAAGAGccggagagggagagagtgcaGGAGCGCGCAGCTCCAGGGGAAGAGTCCCGCCATCACCCGACACAGACTCGGCCTCGCCTCAGCGCTCACACCGCCGCCGAGCTCCGCTCTGTCCCCGGGGCCGGGCCGCCTCCGACTCAGGGCTCTCCTCATCACCGCGCTCGGTaacacctcctcacacacactctcacacacacacacaccctaacatAACATATAACCTCACTaacacctcctcacacacactctcacacacacacactctcacacacacacacacaccccaacatAACATATAACCTCACTaacacctcctcacacacacacacacacacacacacacacacacacacaccccaacatAACATATAACCTCACTaacacctcctcacacacacacacacacacacacacacacacccccccccaACATAACATATAACCTCACTAACacctcctctcacacacacacacaccccaacatATAACCTCACTAACacctcctctcacacacacacacacacacacaccccaacatAACATATAACCTCACTAACacctcctctcacacacacacacacacacacacacacacaccccaacatAACATATAACCTCACTaacacctcctcacacacacacacacacacacacaccccaacatAACATATAACCTCACTAACacctcctctcacacacacacacacacacacacacacaccccaacatAAAATATAACCTCACTAACacctcctctcacacacacacacacacacacactctctcacacacacacacacacacaccccaacatATAACCTCACTAACacctcctctctctcacacacacacacacacaccccaacatATAACCTCACTAACacctcctctctcacacacacacacacacacacacaacacatcacTAACacctcctctctcacacacacacttacctcaCCCTTGAGTACACTACACTCTagtccactacactccatcacaCTCCACTCCTTTACACACTAGTACACTCCGGTACCCTTGAGTACACTACACTGAAGTACACTACACTCCATCACACTCCACTCCTTTACACACTAGTACACTCCCATACCCTTGAGTACACCACACTCTAGTACACTACACTCTAGTACACTCCACTCCTTTACACACTAGTACACTCCCATACCCTTGAGTACACTACACTCTAGTACACTACACTCCATCACACTAGTACACTCCGGTACCCTTGAGTACACTACACTGAAGTACACTACACTCCATCACACTCCACTCCTTTACACACTAGTACACTCCCATACCCTTGAGTACACTACACTCTAGTACACTACACTCTAGTACACTCCACTCCTTTACACACTAGTACACACCCATACCCTTGAGTACACTACACTCTAGTACACTACACTCCATCACACTCCACTCCTTTACACACTAGTACACTCCCATACCCTTGAGTACACTACACTGAAGTACACTACACTCCATCACACTCCACTCCTTTACACACTAGTACACTCCCATACCCTTGAGTACACTACACTGAAGTACACTACACTCCATCACACTCCACTCCTTTACAGTCTCAGTCTTGCTGTcactttaaattctttattaaGATCTTCTCTGgacttcacacacactaactgtGAAACACTCAAAGttgttgtgtgtttaaaaattatatttaacaaaacgcattactctgtgtgtgtgtgtgtgtgtgtgtgtgtgtctacagctGTTACTGCAGGTGTTCTCCACTGGTAAGTGAACTGTAATCGTCCTGATTGATTAATCTGATCAGTTATtaacattcaattaaattaattggATGCCATgatgatgctgtgtgtgtgtgtgtgtgtgtttgtgtgtgtgtgcaggtaccACCTCTCGGAGCTGTTTGAGAATGACCGTCACTTCTCCCACATGTCCTCTCTGGAGAAGGAGATGGCCTTCAGAACCGAAATGGtgctgtgtgtgtacgtgtgtgggtgtgtacgtgtgtgggtgtgtacgtgtgtgggtgtgtacgtgtgtgggtgtgtacgtgtgtgggtgtgtacgtgcatatatgtgcgtgtgtacgtgcatatatgtgcgtgtgtacgtgcatatatgtgtgtgtgtgtgtgtgtgtgtgtttttatcctGAAGTTAGAAGTTAAATCTTGTGTCAAACTCTTATGTccatttctctcacacacacacacacacacacacacagacgctggGCAGCACGGTGAGCTCTGTGACActgactctgctctcctctttgttttctctctctctctcgctctctctctctcacacacacacacacacacacacagggtctgTACTACTCGTACTTTAAGAGCATCATCGAGGCTCCGTCGTTCCTGAGCGGTCTGGAGCAGATCATGAGCGACCGTCTCACAGAGTACCCTCTGGTCATCAACACACTCAAGAGGTTTAACCTGTACCCCGAGGTtagacgcgcacacacacacacacaaacacacacacacacacacacacacacacacaccgctcacacTCAAACTTGCAGCCCAGGAGGCGTGGTTTAATGATCACGCTCACATCATTAGAGttaaccaaacacacacacacacacacactgcgttcAAAACGTTAGGTTTTTACAGCTGTGATTAACACTAATTATAATAACGAGCATTTACAAAGCCtaataaacactttataatGTCTGAGTCTTTTATGATGAATTAATAATGACGTAAaggaaaacaaattattaacaCAGGCTGTATACATCACAGGAACGTCTGGagtctttataaataaataaaataataaataaatacaaaaagaaatgtagttattatttattttacaataataatattaaactatttaCCTAAAAACGTAACTATTGAggaattaatgtatttttttctatcagcgcttaaagtttttatatttttttaaataaatgtattattattattattattgtgtaattgttatttaattatcattgtaaataagaTTGTTAGATATCATATGTAATATCtgtgtaataatatttatgatGTACACTCTTATAATGATTTATAGCGTATATAAAACTAATGTGAGACCCGTGTGAAtacattggtgtgtgtgtgtgtgtgtgtgtgtgtgtgtgttagctctATAAAGATAAtagtgggggtggggggggtgagTGTCCTGGCACTGAGTTAGTGTTTCCTGTTCTGTGTGCATTCCTGTGTGTGTCTCCGTGGTGCTCAACTCTTATACAAGgggtgacggtgtgtgtgtgtgtgtgtgtgtgtgtgtgtgtgtgtgtgtgtgtgtgtgtgtgtgtgtgtgtgtcctgcaggtGGTGTTGGCCAGCTGGTACCGCGTTTACTCCACCACCATGGGGTTCCTCAGGATTCCCACAAAGATGTGCTGGACCATCAATAGAGGAGAAGATCTGGATCCTGTGGAGAGCTGTGAaggtcctgcacacacacacgctcacacacacacacacacacacgcgcgcgcgcgcacacacacacacacacacacacacacacacacacacactctgagttAAAGCTCTGAAATTATCAGACAGGCTTTTGTGTTCGTCTATACACCACTGTTAcacttcttttgtgtgtgtgtgtgtgtgtgtaggtatggGAGATCCTGCATACTTCTACGTGACATTTGTGTTCCTTCTAAATGGAGCTATGATGAGCGTCTTTTTCCTGTACGGAACCTACCTGAGGTGCTCAACCACTCCCATCACTCCACCAATCCATCACTCCACCAATCCATCACTCCACCAATCCATCACTCCACCAATCCATCACTCCACTCCACCACTCCCATCACTCCACTACATCACTCCACCGCTCCATCACTCCACCACTCCACCGCTTCACCACTCCATCCCTccactccatccctccatcactcTACCACTCTACCACTCCACCACTCTATCACTCTACCACTCCACCACTCTATCACTCCACCACTCCACTCTACCACTCCACCACTTCACCACTCCACCAATCCACCACTCCACCACTCCACCactccactccatcactccactccatcactccattaTTCCACCACTTCATCACTCCACTCCACCATATCATCACTCCACCATATCATCACTCCACCATATCATCACTCCACCATATCATCACTCCACCATATCATCACTCCACCACATCATCACTCCACCACATCATCACTCCACCACATCATCACTCCACCACATCATCACTCCACCACatcatcactccatcactccaccactccatccctccatcactccactccaccactccatccctccactccatccctccaccactccatcacttccatcactccatcactcccaCCACTCCATCACTTCACCACTCCACCACTCCATCACTTTatccctccatccctccaccattccatccctccatcactcCACTCCACCCCATCACTCCCATCactccactccatcactccatcactccactccACCAGTCCATCACTCCACcaatccatcaatccatcacTCCACCAATCCATCactccactccatcactccactccatcactccactccatcactccactccatcactccactccATCCCTCCACCACTCTACCACTCCACCACTCTATCACTCCACCACTCcaccactccatcactccacttCACCACTCCATCACTCTACCACTCCACCACTTCACCACTTCACCAATCCATCACTCCACCAATCCATCACTCCACCAATCCATCACTCCACCAatccactccatcactccactccatcactccactccatccctccaccactccatcactccactccatcactccatccctccactccatcactccatccctccactccatcactccatccctccactccatcactccatcccTCCACTCCATCCCTCCACCACTCTACCACTCCACCACTCTATCACTCCaccactccactccaccactccatcactccacttCACCACTCCATCACTCTACCACTCCACCAATCCATCACTCCACCAATCCATCACTCCACCACTCCACTCCATCACtacactccatcactccattaTTCCACCACTTCATCactccactccatcactccatccctccactccaccactccatcactccaccaTATCATCACTCCACCATATCATCACTCCACCATATCATCACTCCACCATATCATCACTCCACCACATCATCACTCCACCACTTCATCCCTCCACCACTCCACCACTCCAGTGGTGGAGTGCTCCATCACTCCACTCCAccactccatccctccatcactcCACTCCATCCCTCCACCACTCCATCACTTCCATCACTCCACCCCTCCCACCACTCCATCACTTCACCACTCCACCACTCCATCACTTTatccctccatccctccaccATTCCATCCCTCCATTACTCCACTCCACCCCATCACTCCCATCACTCCACCAATCCATCACTCCACCAATCCATCACTCCACCAATCCATCACTCCACCAATCCATCCCTCCACCAATCCATCCCTCCACCAATCCATCCCTCCACCAATCCATCCCTCcaccactccatcactccactccatcactccactccatcactccacccCTCCACTACATCACTCAACCACTCCACCGCTCCACCACTCCACCACTCCACCGCTTCACCACTCCATCCctccactccatcactccatccctccactccatcactccattaTTCCACCACTTTATCACTCCACTTCACTCCATCCCTCCACTCCACCACTCCATCActtcactccatcactccactccatcactccattaTTCCACCACTTCATCACTCCACTCCGTCCCTCCaccactccactccaccactccatccctccaccactccatccctccatcactccactccatcactccaccactccatcactccaccacTCCATCCCTCCACCACTCCACCactccactccatcactccactccATCACTCTATTATTCCACCACTCCATCCCTCCACTCCATCCCTCCACTCCATCCCTCcaccactccatcactccactaCATCACTCCACCGCTCCATCACTCCACCACTCCACCGCTTCACCACTCCATCCctccactccatcactccatcccTCCACTCTATCACTCCACCACATCATCACTCCACCaccactccactccaccacTCCATCACTTCATCACTCCACCACTTTATGCCTCCAccactccatccctccatccctccatccctccatccctccatcactccactccaccactccatccctccatcactcCACTCCATCCCTCCACCACTCCATCACTTCCATCACTCCACCCCTCCACCATtccatccctccatcactccactccaccccatcactccactccaccactccatcactccactccatcactccactccatcactccaccaATCCATCACTCCACCaatccatcactccatcactccactccATCCCTCCACTCCATCACTTTatccctccatccctccaccattccatccctccatcacttcactccaccactccatcactccatcactccactccatcactccactccatcactccatcactccactccatcactccaccaATCCATCACTCCACCAATCCATCACTCCACCAATCCATCACTCCCATCACTCcaccactccatcactccatccctccactccatccctccactccaccactccatcactccactccaccactccatccctccaccactccatccctccaccactccatccctccatccctccaccactccatcactccattattccaccactccatccctccactccaccactccatccctccaccactccatccctccaccactccatccctccatcactcCCATCACTCCACTACATCACTCCaccactccactccaccactccatccctccactccatccctccattattccaccactccatcactccactccatcactccactccatccctccaccactccatcactccactccatcactccattattccaccactccatccctccactccaccactccatccctccaccactccatccctccaccactccatccctccaccactccatcactccactccatcactccattaTTCCACCACTCCATTCCATCACTCCCATCACTCCACTACATCACTCCACCACTCCATCCCTCCACTCCATCCCTCCACTCCATCTCTCCATTATTCCACCACTCCATCCCTCCACTCCATCCCTCCACTCcaccactccatcactccactccatcactccactccatcactccactccatccctccaccactccatcactccactccatcactccattattccaccactccatcactccatcccTCCACTCCATCATCACTCCACCATATCATCACTCCACCATATCATCACTCCACCACATCATCCCTCCACTCCATCCCTCCACTCCATCCCTCCATTATTCCACCACTCCATCCCTCCACTCCATCCCTCCACTCcaccactccatcactccactccatcactccactccatccctccaccactccatcactccactccatcactccattaTTCCACCACTCCACTCCATCCCTCcaccactccatcactccactccatcactccattattccaccactccatccctccactccaccactccatcactccaccaTATCATCACTCCACCATATCATCACTCCACCATATCATCACTCCACCATATCATCACTCCACCACATCATCACTCCACCACATCATCACTCCACCACATCATCACTCCACCACATCATCACTCCACCACGTCATCACTCCACCACGTCATCACTCCACCACGTCATCACTCCACCACGTCATCACTCCACCACGTCATCACTCCACCACGTCATCACTCCACCACATCATCACTCCACCACATCATCACTCCACCACCACTCCaccactccactccaccacTCCATCACTTTATCCCTCCACCACTTTATCCCTCCAccactccatccctccatcactccatccctccatcactcCACTCCATCCCTCCACCACTCCATCACTTCCATCACTCCACCCCTCCCACCACTCCATCACTTCCATCACTCCACCACTCCATCACTTTatccctccatccctccaccattccatccctccatcactcCACTCCACCCCATCACTCCCATCACTCCACTCcaccactccatcactccactccatcactccaccaATCCATCACTCcaccactccatcactccactccATCCCTCCACTCCATCACTTCACCACTCCACCACTCCATCACTTTatccctccatccctccaccattccatccctccatcactccactccatcactccatcactccatcactccactccatcactccatcactccactccatcactccaccaATCCATCACTCCACCAATCCATCACTCCCATCACTCCACCACTCCACCACTCCATCCCTCCACTCCATCCCTCCACTCCATCCCTCCATTATTCcaccactccatcactccactccatcactccatcactccactccatcactccatcccTCCACCACTCCATCACTCTATTATTCCACCACTCCATCCCTCcaccactccatcactccattaTTCCACCACTCCATCCCTCCACTCCACCACTCCATCCCTCCACCCCTCCACCACTCCACCACTCCAccactccatccctccatcactccatcactccaccactccatccctccatcactcCCATCACTCCACTACATCACTCCACCactccactccatcactccatcccTCCACTCCATCCCTCCACTCCATTATTCcaccactccatcactccactccatcactccactccatcactccactccatcactccaccactccatcactccatcactctaCTCCATCACTCCATTATTCCACCACTCCATCCCTCCACTCCACCACTCCATCCCTCCACCCCTCCATCCCTCCACCACTCCATCACTCCCATCACTCCACTACATCACTCCACCACTCCACCGCTTcaccactccatcactccactccatcactccatccctccactccatccctccactccatcactccactccatcactccactccatcactccactccatcactccactccatcactccactccatcactccaccactccatcactccaccactccatcactccatcactccactccATTATTCCACCACTCCATCCctccactccatcactccatcactccactccatccctccactccatccctccactccaccactccatccctccatcactcCCATCACTCCACTACATCACTCCACCACTCCACCGCTTCACCACTCCATCCctccactccatcactccatccctccactccatcactccattaTTCCACCACTTCATCACTCCACTCCGTCCCTCCACTCCACCACTCcaccactccatcactccaccactccactccaccactccatcactccaccacTCCATCCCTCCACCACTCCACTCCATCCCTCCCCCACTCCATCCCTCCACGCCACCACTCCATCGCTTCACCACTCCATCGCTTCACCACTCCATCGCTTCACCACTCCACCACTCCATCACTTCACCACTCCATCGCTTCACCACTCCACCACTACATCACTTCACCACTCCATCACTCtaccactccatcactccaccacTCCATCACTTCATCCCTCCACCATTCCATCCCTCGACCACTTCACTTCACCACCCCCccactccatccctccatcactctaccactccactccaccactccatcactccacttcaccactccatcactccacttCACCACTCCATCATTCTACCACTCCACCAATCCATCACTCCACCaatccatcactccatcactccaccactccatcactccactccatcactccaccactccatcactccactccatcactccactccatcactccattaTTCCATCACTCCCCCACATCATCACTCCACCACATCATCACTCCACCACTTCaccactccactccaccacTTCATCACTCCACCACTTCATCACTCCACCACTTCATCCCTCCACCACTCCATCCCTCCACCACTCCATCACTTCCATCATTCCACCCCTCCCACCACTCCATCACTTCACCACTCCATCACTTTatccctccatccctccaccATTCCATCCCTCcaccactccatcactccatcactccatcactccaccacTCCACCACTCCACCACTCCACCactccactccatcactccCGAGTGTCTCAGAGTGgtaaaattctctctctctctgctgtgtgtgtgttcatcttTAGCGGCAGTAAGGTGGGAGGAGCGGTCACAGTGCTGTCCTTCTTTTTTAACCATGGAGaggtgaggacacacacacacacacacacacacacacacacacacacacacacactcgctctaaTGCGTTACGGTTTCTACAGGAGGTCAGAAGGTAACTGTAGGTGGGTTGTTGTGGGAGAACCTCCACGTGGTGTCAGGAGCTCTGCTGCTCCTTCACACCGTCCTGGAGTGGAGTGTTTtcccacaacagcacgacacacacacacacacacacacacacagtgatttcTTTTTATGCAAATGAGGCGTCAATATAATGAGATCACTGACTCACTGTTATGGCTTGTGTATGATttctgactctgtgtgtgtgtgtgtgtgtgtgtgtgtgtgtgtgtgtgtgtgtgaacaagaGTACTCGGGTGATGTGGACTCCTCCCCTCAGAGAGAGCTTTTCGTATCCCTTCCTGGTCCTGCAGATGCTCCTCCTCACACACATCCTCAGGTACGTCATCGTCACAATCGAGATGACGAGTTACACAGCGTTCCGGTCCCTGTTAGACCTGTTTAATCGTCTAATTCGTTTAAATCTCTAAGAAATATATCTGCTTGGAATATATGGGATGGTGGACATTAGTGCTCCGGGACACACACCTGTCCTGACTGTCCTGACGTCTGTGTGCAGGACGAAGAACCCGAGCAGGAACAGCATGGTGGCGCTGGGCGTGGCCACCGTCATGTTCATGTTGCCGTGGCAATTTGCCCAGTTTGTCTTACTCACACAGGTGAgaggagtacacacacacacgcacacgcacacacacacacacacaggtcagacTCGGCACACAGTGAGTGATTGATGTTTGTATTTCCCCCTACAGGTGGCGTCTCTGTTCGTGTCCTACATCCTGGGGTACCTGAGTCCGGCTAAGATGCAGACCATACTGCTCACACACATGGTGAGGGGTgtcaactctgtgtgtgtgtgtgtgtgtgtgtgtgtgtgtgtgtgtgtgtgtgtgtgtgtgtgtgtgtgtgtgtgatataacaCTGCAGTGTTCCCCGGCAGGTGTCTCTGGGTGTGTGTTTCATCCTCATGTTTGGAAACTCCATGTTACTGACGTCCTTCTATGCCTCCTCCCTCATCTCCATCTGGgtgagtgacacacacacacacacacacacacacacacacacacacacacacacacactcattcatgtgGAGGACACTGACTTGTCATCGTGAGTTGTtggagtgtgtgtacgtgcagtgtaaccatggcaaccacAGAAGATTCTGCCCTGAACTTTCAGTCTTAATCTTATTAGAAAGAAACTCTCTgcacgtctgtctgtctgtctgtctgtccacccctctgtctgtctgtctgtctgtctgtctgtctgtccacccctctgtctgtctgtctgtctgtctgtctgtccacccctctgtctgtctgtctgtctgtctgtctgtccacccctctgtctgtctgtctgtctgtctgtccacccctctgtctgtctgtctgtctgtctgtccacccctctgtctgtctgtctattcatttgtctgtctgtttgtccagCTGTCTGTCTATCCATTGGCCCGTCTTTATGtctgcccgtctgtctgtctgtctatctgtcagTATGTCCATCTCTTTGCTGGTCCAGCTGTCtctctttattctttttaactcattgcctgtgtgtgtgtgtgtgtgtgtgtgtgtgtgtgttcgtgttctTTTTGCTCTTTGTCATtatctctctacctgtctctctcacatTGAGTTGttctgtcccccccccccccccccaggctGTAGTTGCTCTGAGGAAGTGTTTTGTGCAGATGTTTACAGCTGGACTCCTCACATGGGTAAGACAGTGGATggtgtgtatagtaatgtatgtggtgtgtgtgtgtgtgtgtgtgtgtgtgtgtaagagtatgGTAATGTATATTATGCtgttcctgtgtgtgtatgtgtgtgtgtgtgtgtatagtaatgtgtgtgtgtgtgtgtgtgtgtgtgtgtgtatagtaatgtatgtggtgtgtgtgtgtgtgtgtgtgtgtgtgtgtaagagtatgGTAATGTATATTATGCtgttcctgtgtgtgtatgtgtgtgtgtgtgtgtatagtaatgtgtgtgtgtgtgtgtgtgtgtgtgtgtgtatagtaatgtatgtggtgtgtgtgtgtgtgtgtgtgtatagtaatgtatgtggtgtgtgtgtgtgtgtatagtaatgtatgtggtgtgtgtgtgtgtgtatagtaatgtatgtggtgtgtgtgtgtatagtaatgtatgtggtgtgtgtgtgtatagtaatgtatgtggtgtgtgtgtgtgtgtgtgtgtgtatagtaatgtgtgtgtgtgtgtatagtaatgtatgtggtgtgtgtgtgtgtgtatagtaatgtatgtggtgtgtgtgtgtgtatagtaatgtatgtggtgtgtgtgtgtgtgtgtatagtaatgtatgtggtgtgtgtgtgtgtgtatagtaatgtatgtggtgtgtgtgtgtgtgtatagtaatgtatgtggtgtgtgtgtgtgtgtatagtaatgtatgtggtgtgtgtgtgtgtatagtaatgtatgtggtgtgtgtgtgtgtgtgtatagtaatgtatgtgatgtgtgtgtgtgtatagtaatgtatgtgatgtgtgtgtgtgtatagtaatgtatgtggtgtgtgtgtgtgtgtgtgtgtatagtaatgtatgtggtgtgtgtgtgtgtgtgtgtatagtaatgtatgtggtgtgtgtgtgtgtgtgtatagtaatgtgtgtgtgtgtgtgtgtgtatagtaatgtatgtggtgtgtgtgtgtgtgtgtgtgtgtgtgtatagtaatgtatgtggtgtgtgtgtgtgtatagtaatgtatgtggtgtgtgtgtgtgtgtgtgtg includes the following:
- the dpy19l1l gene encoding dpy-19-like 1, like isoform X2; the protein is MVVKARRAGVKEQSERSDGKSRRGRECRSAQLQGKSPAITRHRLGLASALTPPPSSALSPGPGRLRLRALLITALAVTAGVLHWYHLSELFENDRHFSHMSSLEKEMAFRTEMGLYYSYFKSIIEAPSFLSGLEQIMSDRLTEYPLVINTLKRFNLYPEVVLASWYRVYSTTMGFLRIPTKMCWTINRGEDLDPVESCEGMGDPAYFYVTFVFLLNGAMMSVFFLYGTYLSGSKVGGAVTVLSFFFNHGESTRVMWTPPLRESFSYPFLVLQMLLLTHILRTKNPSRNSMVALGVATVMFMLPWQFAQFVLLTQVASLFVSYILGYLSPAKMQTILLTHMVSLGVCFILMFGNSMLLTSFYASSLISIWVMQCVAWGGTTVLLKFLLALVFGASDDAHISSLIKSKFTSYKDFDTMMYTCAAEFDFMEVETVVRYMKTLLLPVNLLVVCVIAVKVMKDVMAFLRHRVSAEDEETETLGKAVLVYHTLQLVAFTVLAVLIMRLKLFLTPHMCLMTSLLCSKQLFGWVGERVKRHFAVFIIVSIMVVQGVANLQQQWSIMGEFSNLPQEDLLEWIKENTPPNAVFAGAMPTMASVKLSVGRAVVNHPHYEDAGLRKRTKLVYSMYSRKPAEQVKRNLMSLQVDYFILEDSWCTRRTRPGCSMPEIWDVEDPVNAGKTPVCTLLSRDARPHFTTVFHNSVYKVLRVPKAAQDTR
- the dpy19l1l gene encoding dpy-19-like 1, like isoform X1, yielding MVVKARRAGVKEQSERSDGKSRRGRECRSAQLQGKSPAITRHRLGLASALTPPPSSALSPGPGRLRLRALLITALAVTAGVLHWYHLSELFENDRHFSHMSSLEKEMAFRTEMGLYYSYFKSIIEAPSFLSGLEQIMSDRLTEYPLVINTLKRFNLYPEVVLASWYRVYSTTMGFLRIPTKMCWTINRGEDLDPVESCEGMGDPAYFYVTFVFLLNGAMMSVFFLYGTYLSGSKVGGAVTVLSFFFNHGESTRVMWTPPLRESFSYPFLVLQMLLLTHILRTKNPSRNSMVALGVATVMFMLPWQFAQFVLLTQVASLFVSYILGYLSPAKMQTILLTHMVSLGVCFILMFGNSMLLTSFYASSLISIWAVVALRKCFVQMFTAGLLTWVMQCVAWGGTTVLLKFLLALVFGASDDAHISSLIKSKFTSYKDFDTMMYTCAAEFDFMEVETVVRYMKTLLLPVNLLVVCVIAVKVMKDVMAFLRHRVSAEDEETETLGKAVLVYHTLQLVAFTVLAVLIMRLKLFLTPHMCLMTSLLCSKQLFGWVGERVKRHFAVFIIVSIMVVQGVANLQQQWSIMGEFSNLPQEDLLEWIKENTPPNAVFAGAMPTMASVKLSVGRAVVNHPHYEDAGLRKRTKLVYSMYSRKPAEQVKRNLMSLQVDYFILEDSWCTRRTRPGCSMPEIWDVEDPVNAGKTPVCTLLSRDARPHFTTVFHNSVYKVLRVPKAAQDTR